From Thermotoga sp. Ku-13t, the proteins below share one genomic window:
- a CDS encoding DMT family transporter encodes MEGLSRTRAVFYLVVTSVLWSLGGLLIKLVDWNPVAIAAGRSAISALLILAYVRKPKFNWSVDQLLAALFYFGTVTLFVTANKLTTAANAILLQYGAPVYVAIFAPILLKEKTKTADWFAIGFALFGMVLFFFDELRIENMVGILVAIASGISFALYIIFMRKQKDASPIESTLLGNILTALVGLPFIFSQSFGFRNVAGIFLLGTVQLGFSYILYSIAIKYVEALEAILIPIIEPILNPIWVYLAYGERPGKWALLGGSIVLLSVTLRYSIPLLVKNFKSTGDCGVRKILRK; translated from the coding sequence GTGGAAGGATTGAGCAGAACCAGAGCCGTGTTCTACCTGGTTGTGACCTCGGTGCTGTGGAGCCTGGGAGGCTTGCTGATCAAACTCGTTGACTGGAACCCTGTAGCAATTGCCGCGGGCCGTAGCGCCATATCTGCGTTGCTCATACTCGCTTACGTGAGAAAGCCCAAGTTCAACTGGAGCGTGGATCAACTACTCGCAGCGCTTTTCTATTTTGGAACCGTCACATTGTTCGTGACAGCGAACAAGCTGACCACCGCTGCCAATGCGATCTTGCTTCAATACGGTGCACCCGTGTACGTGGCCATCTTCGCGCCGATACTTCTGAAAGAAAAAACGAAGACAGCGGACTGGTTCGCCATAGGGTTTGCACTCTTCGGTATGGTGCTGTTCTTCTTCGACGAGCTCAGGATAGAGAACATGGTTGGTATCCTTGTTGCTATCGCAAGTGGGATCTCCTTCGCACTTTACATCATCTTCATGAGGAAGCAGAAAGACGCTTCTCCGATAGAATCGACCCTTCTGGGAAACATCCTGACAGCGCTCGTGGGACTGCCTTTCATCTTCAGCCAGAGCTTCGGATTTCGAAACGTTGCTGGAATATTTTTACTCGGAACGGTGCAGCTTGGTTTTTCCTACATACTCTATTCGATCGCGATCAAGTACGTTGAGGCGCTCGAGGCGATACTGATCCCGATCATAGAACCCATACTCAATCCCATCTGGGTCTATTTGGCTTACGGTGAAAGACCGGGAAAATGGGCGCTTCTGGGTGGAAGCATAGTGTTGTTGTCTGTGACGCTCAGATATTCGATACCCCTTTTAGTGAAGAACTTCAAATCGACAGGTGACTGCGGTGTGCGAAAAATTTTAAGAAAATAA
- a CDS encoding methylglyoxal synthase, with product MNLERVKLSKRKRIALIAHDRMKKDLIEWVEFNKGTLSRHELYATGTTGMLIEEKTGLKVHKFKSGPLGGDQQIGAKIAEGEIDILVFFWDPLEPLAHDVDIKALIRLATVYNIPVAINRSSADFLISSPLFEQEYEKIQPDYETQLHERIMKVVRETTKTD from the coding sequence ATGAACTTGGAACGAGTGAAGCTTTCAAAGAGAAAAAGAATCGCTCTGATCGCACACGATCGAATGAAGAAAGATCTCATCGAATGGGTCGAGTTCAACAAGGGTACTCTGTCCAGGCATGAGCTCTACGCGACGGGTACTACAGGCATGCTGATCGAGGAAAAGACAGGTTTGAAGGTCCACAAATTCAAGAGCGGTCCGCTTGGCGGAGATCAACAGATAGGTGCGAAGATCGCCGAAGGCGAGATAGACATTCTGGTCTTTTTCTGGGATCCGCTCGAACCACTGGCACACGATGTAGACATAAAGGCCCTCATAAGGCTCGCAACGGTGTACAACATACCGGTGGCGATCAATCGCTCGAGCGCAGATTTTTTGATCTCTTCCCCTCTGTTCGAACAGGAATACGAAAAGATCCAGCCAGACTACGAAACTCAGTTGCACGAGCGCATCATGAAAGTGGTCAGGGAAACGACAAAGACCGATTGA